Proteins from one Benincasa hispida cultivar B227 unplaced genomic scaffold, ASM972705v1 Contig565, whole genome shotgun sequence genomic window:
- the LOC120069736 gene encoding RING-H2 finger protein ATL67 codes for MSSPSSNYSFSRIGLGYSIAIALAFLVLLSALLLAFYVCCRASRSRNLRRPPPSSAPPDAGIILPQIIFVAEDDAAPDRDDDNGVVGLDQSVINSYPKFPFSRDKSMAGANCVCSICLCEYKDAEMLRMMPECRHYFHLCCIDAWLKLNGSCPVCRNSPLPTPLSTPLQEVVPLSQYMADRRRR; via the coding sequence ATGTCCTCTCCTTCTTCCAATTACTCCTTCTCCAGGATCGGCCTCGGCTACTCCATTGCCATAGCCCTCGCCTTCCTCGTTCTCCTCTCTGCCCTTCTCCTCGCCTTCTACGTCTGCTGCCGCGCCTCCCGCTCCCGCAACCTCCGCCGCCCACCCCCTTCCTCCGCCCCTCCTGATGCCGGTATCATTCTCCCCCAGATCATCTTCGTCGCTGAGGACGACGCTGCTCCAGATCGCGACGATGACAACGGCGTCGTTGGCCTCGACCAGTCCGTCATTAACTCTTACCCTAAATTCCCTTTCTCCAGAGATAAATCCATGGCTGGAGCTAATTGTGTCTGTTCCATCTGTCTCTGTGAGTACAAGGACGCCGAGATGCTCAGGATGATGCCTGAGTGTAGACACTACTTCCATCTCTGTTGCATCGATGCTTGGTTGAAGCTTAATGGCTCTTGTCCGGTTTGCCGGAATTCGCCGCTTCCGACTCCGCTTTCCACTCCTCTTCAAGAGGTTGTTCCGCTCTCTCAATACATGGCGGATAGGCGAAGGAGATGA